One Phocoena sinus isolate mPhoSin1 chromosome 14, mPhoSin1.pri, whole genome shotgun sequence genomic region harbors:
- the PHETA1 gene encoding sesquipedalian-1, with the protein MKLNERSLAFYATCDAPADNAGFLYKKGGRHAAYHRRWFVLRGNMLFYFEDAASREPVGVIILEGCTVELVEAAEEFAFAVRFAGARARTYVLAAESQAAMEGWVKALSRASFDYLRLVVRELERQLAAVRAGGGPAPPRRPRALPPKENGCAVWSSETPAAPSPRPGPEPPPLPPRRRASAPNGPLDSASFAQLHEWYGQEVRALRGQWLRSQAQP; encoded by the coding sequence ATGAAGCTGAACGAGCGCAGCCTGGCCTTCTACGCCACCTGCGACGCCCCGGCCGACAACGCGGGCTTCCTGTACAAGAAGGGCGGCCGGCATGCGGCCTACCACCGCCGCTGGTTTGTGCTGCGCGGCAACATGCTCTTCTACTTCGAGGACGCGGCCAGCCGTGAGCCCGTGGGCGTCATCATCCTGGAGGGCTGCACTGTGGAGCTGGTGGAGGCGGCCGAGGAGTTCGCCTTCGCCGTGCGCTTCGCTGGGGCCCGGGCCCGCACTTATGTGCTGGCGGCCGAGAGCCAGGCCGCCATGGAGGGCTGGGTGAAGGCGCTGTCGCGGGCCAGCTTCGACTACCTGCGGTTGGTGGTGCGCGAGCTGGAGCGGCAGCTGGCAGCCGTGCGCGCAGGCGGcggcccagccccgccccgccgaCCCCGCGCGCTCCCGCCCAAAGAGAACGGCTGTGCCGTGTGGAGCTCGGAGACGcccgctgcccccagcccccggcccggCCCCGAGCCCCCGCCACTGCCGCCCCGCCGGCGGGCCTCGGCGCCCAACGGGCCTCTCGACTCGGCCTCCTTCGCCCAGCTGCACGAGTGGTACGGGCAGGAGGTCAGGGCGCTGAGGGGCCAGTGGCTCCGCAGCCAGGCCCAGCCCTGA